From the Octadecabacter antarcticus 307 genome, one window contains:
- a CDS encoding ABC transporter permease, with protein MTRYSRVFLSCVYWGFVLYIFVPLILMILMGFKDSKFIGFPIRSWTLDWYLGIFEDTEVLYVFGYSAVIAAFSTIVAVIVGTWIAVLLSNRGFFGRAVIFGLTILPALVPGVISAIAFRIYARFLGIEPGMFAIIWAHAVHNVPFVALIVLARLSTLPKSYAEAARDLGADPLVTFLRVTLPYLMPAILGASIFCLLLSFDDFVRSFFLGGYEPTLPVLIFTKLRSGMSPEVNAIATVALVMTAIIGVWAEQFTRRMNKENK; from the coding sequence TTGACCCGTTATTCACGCGTTTTTCTTTCCTGCGTTTATTGGGGCTTTGTTCTTTATATTTTTGTGCCTCTCATTTTGATGATTTTGATGGGTTTCAAAGATTCCAAATTTATTGGTTTTCCGATCCGCTCCTGGACGCTGGATTGGTACTTAGGAATCTTCGAAGATACCGAAGTCCTTTATGTATTTGGCTATTCTGCAGTCATCGCGGCGTTCTCTACCATCGTTGCTGTCATTGTCGGCACTTGGATTGCGGTACTTCTCAGCAACCGCGGCTTCTTTGGCAGGGCAGTAATATTTGGTCTGACAATTCTACCGGCACTCGTGCCAGGGGTGATTTCGGCCATTGCTTTCCGCATTTACGCCCGATTTTTAGGGATCGAACCGGGTATGTTCGCTATCATCTGGGCGCATGCGGTTCATAATGTTCCTTTCGTTGCCCTTATTGTCCTTGCACGTTTATCAACCCTGCCAAAAAGCTATGCCGAAGCAGCACGTGATCTTGGGGCCGATCCACTCGTGACCTTCCTGAGGGTGACATTGCCCTACCTGATGCCCGCTATCCTAGGTGCCAGCATCTTCTGTTTGCTGCTTAGCTTTGATGACTTCGTCCGCTCGTTCTTCCTGGGCGGCTACGAACCCACCTTGCCGGTGCTGATCTTTACGAAATTACGTTCGGGTATGTCCCCGGAAGTTAACGCTATTGCCACGGTTGCACTGGTCATGACCGCCATTATTGGCGTCTGGGCAGAACAGTTTACCCGCCGCATGAATAAGGAAAATAAATAA
- a CDS encoding ABC transporter permease, whose amino-acid sequence MTAYSASAPKKPVVNGQTKQGVKDRPFWGRLVCWAPYRALVDVIYASPTRQFIILAAFPVLWVLTQHLGPMLQMAVVSLTDAYPVAPSVETHFTFDNYMKFFGNSIFWMPFFRTLAFGVAMTFCTLLLTYPVAYFLARHVTRKNQLLFLLILLIPFWVGEIVRTYAIMILLGNNGAINLMLQSIGLIERPIPFMYTGFSVGVGIVYLTALYMLLPLYSALEKLPPSFNEAAADLGAGAWTRFRRVTLPLTLEGISSGCTLVFLISTGFYATPVLLGGPSTTTFAETIAGFFHVAGDQWPTGAAFATIMFLTALIMAGAFQKFISSLRKGDVN is encoded by the coding sequence ACTTGTTTGCTGGGCTCCCTATCGGGCGCTCGTCGATGTAATATATGCATCACCGACCAGACAATTTATCATCCTTGCGGCTTTTCCCGTTCTCTGGGTGCTGACCCAGCATCTAGGTCCGATGCTGCAAATGGCAGTGGTCAGCTTGACAGATGCCTATCCAGTAGCGCCGAGCGTTGAGACCCATTTTACCTTTGACAACTACATGAAGTTCTTTGGTAACAGTATCTTCTGGATGCCTTTTTTCCGAACCCTCGCTTTTGGCGTGGCAATGACTTTTTGCACGCTACTTTTGACGTATCCGGTGGCCTACTTTTTAGCACGCCACGTTACGCGTAAGAACCAATTATTATTTTTGCTGATCCTTCTAATACCGTTCTGGGTCGGCGAAATTGTCCGTACTTATGCCATTATGATCCTGTTGGGTAATAACGGCGCCATCAATTTGATGCTGCAATCAATTGGCCTTATTGAACGTCCGATCCCGTTTATGTATACTGGGTTTTCGGTTGGGGTTGGCATTGTATACTTGACGGCGCTCTACATGCTGCTGCCGCTTTATTCCGCACTTGAGAAATTGCCTCCTAGTTTTAACGAAGCTGCGGCAGATTTAGGAGCAGGTGCCTGGACCCGTTTCCGACGCGTGACCTTGCCCTTGACACTCGAGGGTATCAGTTCAGGCTGTACGCTTGTATTTCTTATCTCAACGGGGTTTTACGCCACGCCAGTTTTGCTTGGTGGACCTTCCACCACGACCTTTGCCGAAACCATCGCTGGGTTCTTCCATGTTGCGGGCGACCAGTGGCCTACTGGGGCGGCATTTGCCACTATCATGTTCTTGACGGCACTGATCATGGCGGGCGCTTTCCAAAAATTTATCAGTAGCCTACGCAAGGGAGACGTAAATTGA
- a CDS encoding IS3 family transposase (programmed frameshift) produces the protein MAKRYTDEFRRDAVRMATTSGLTRPQLSSDLGVGLSTLNKWVQQHQHDDLMSGPHQDVEKENTRLRKEVRLLREEREVFKKGGDLLCRPKPVRFAFIDVWKEEWPVEFLCRVMRVTSRGFRAWRVRPMSQRQRDDMVILAHIREQHRLSLQSYGRPRMTEELQELGLKVGHRRVGRLMGENGIKIIRTQKYKATTDSNHTFNIAPNLLDQDFSATGPNQKWAGDISYIWTSEGWLYLAVILDLYSRRVIGWAVSNRMKKDLAIRALDMAVALRQPPEDCIHHTDRGSQYCSNEYQKRLSKHGFKISMSGKGNCYDNSMVETFFKSIKAELIWRNRWDTRRQAEGAIFQYINGFYNPRRRHSSLGGKSPLAFERKAA, from the exons ATGGCAAAGAGATACACAGATGAGTTTCGGCGTGATGCGGTGCGCATGGCGACGACGAGTGGGTTAACGCGGCCTCAACTTTCATCAGATTTAGGGGTTGGGCTTTCGACGCTGAACAAATGGGTTCAACAGCATCAACACGATGACCTGATGTCAGGACCGCATCAAGACGTTGAGAAGGAGAACACGCGGCTTCGCAAGGAAGTCCGTCTGCTGCGCGAGGAGAGGGAAGTGT TTAAAAAAGGCGGCGATCTTCTTTGCAGGCCAAAGCCGGTGAGGTTTGCTTTCATCGACGTCTGGAAAGAAGAATGGCCAGTTGAGTTTCTGTGCCGCGTTATGCGGGTCACATCACGTGGTTTCCGCGCGTGGCGGGTTCGCCCGATGAGCCAGCGACAACGAGATGATATGGTGATCCTAGCTCATATCCGTGAACAGCATCGCTTAAGCCTGCAAAGCTATGGGCGGCCTCGGATGACCGAGGAACTGCAAGAATTGGGATTGAAGGTGGGCCATCGTAGGGTCGGACGTCTGATGGGCGAGAATGGCATCAAGATCATCAGAACCCAGAAGTACAAGGCGACAACGGACAGCAACCACACGTTCAACATCGCACCAAATCTGTTGGATCAAGATTTCTCAGCGACTGGCCCCAATCAGAAATGGGCTGGCGACATCAGCTACATCTGGACAAGTGAGGGCTGGCTGTATCTTGCCGTCATCCTTGACCTGTATTCTCGCCGCGTCATCGGCTGGGCTGTCAGTAACCGCATGAAGAAGGATCTGGCAATCCGGGCGTTAGATATGGCCGTTGCTTTGCGCCAACCACCGGAGGATTGCATTCACCATACGGATCGTGGTTCGCAATATTGCTCAAATGAGTATCAGAAGCGCCTGTCCAAGCACGGCTTCAAGATCTCGATGAGCGGCAAGGGAAATTGTTATGATAACTCTATGGTTGAGACGTTCTTTAAATCCATCAAGGCTGAGCTGATCTGGCGTAACCGATGGGATACACGCCGTCAGGCAGAAGGTGCTATATTCCAGTATATCAACGGATTTTATAATCCAAGGCGCAGGCACTCGTCGCTAGGTGGTAAAAGCCCCTTGGCATTTGAACGAAAGGCCGCATAA
- a CDS encoding ABC transporter ATP-binding protein yields the protein MSVPDPIIRIESVSKSFGKDLALEHLDLSLAPGEFVTFLGPSGCGKSTTLRILGGFETPSTGKIIIENQDVTALPPNKRNVNMVFQDYALFPHMTVRQNISFGLELKGMGKADIKLRLDEITAFLELESYVDRYPAQLSGGQRQRVALARALAPDPALLLLDEPLSALDAKLRGQVQQELKSIQRRSNKTFLFVTHDQEEALTMSDRIIVMNNGRVEQDGTPEELYFHPANRFVAEFIGETNFISGEVRGVEGRNLVLEWHGQTLRGHAPSASLPKSGELVTASIRLERLSFHTKRPATENVAQGRVVGKTFLGSRMAIDLQVEDTNGCTLKAYVDTAIGQDIGDDLVWLGWEADHMAVLRG from the coding sequence ATGTCCGTCCCTGACCCAATTATCCGTATCGAAAGTGTCTCAAAAAGCTTTGGCAAAGATTTAGCGCTTGAACATCTGGATCTCAGTCTTGCCCCAGGAGAATTCGTGACATTCCTCGGCCCATCCGGCTGCGGTAAATCGACGACCTTACGTATCCTGGGAGGCTTCGAGACGCCCAGCACCGGTAAAATTATCATCGAAAACCAAGACGTGACCGCGCTCCCACCCAACAAGCGCAACGTCAATATGGTTTTTCAGGATTATGCTTTGTTCCCGCATATGACAGTGCGTCAGAACATATCCTTTGGGTTAGAATTGAAAGGTATGGGCAAAGCCGATATCAAATTGAGGCTTGATGAAATCACGGCATTTCTGGAACTGGAAAGTTATGTCGACCGCTACCCTGCACAACTTTCGGGTGGTCAGCGTCAGCGCGTTGCACTCGCACGGGCCTTGGCCCCAGATCCGGCACTTCTATTGCTGGACGAACCGCTAAGCGCTCTGGACGCTAAGTTGCGCGGTCAAGTCCAGCAGGAGCTAAAATCAATCCAACGTCGTTCCAACAAGACATTTCTTTTTGTCACCCATGACCAAGAAGAAGCTCTGACCATGTCTGACCGTATTATTGTGATGAACAATGGACGTGTCGAACAGGACGGCACACCAGAAGAGTTGTACTTTCATCCCGCCAACCGCTTTGTTGCAGAATTTATTGGAGAAACGAACTTTATCTCAGGCGAGGTCCGTGGAGTTGAGGGCAGGAATCTCGTGCTGGAGTGGCATGGCCAAACTTTGCGCGGGCATGCCCCTTCTGCAAGCCTGCCAAAATCGGGCGAATTGGTTACGGCGTCGATTCGGCTGGAAAGGCTGAGCTTTCACACCAAACGACCTGCCACTGAAAATGTCGCTCAGGGTCGTGTCGTTGGCAAGACCTTCTTGGGCAGCCGCATGGCTATAGATCTTCAGGTCGAGGACACAAATGGCTGCACGCTCAAGGCATATGTCGATACGGCGATCGGGCAGGATATTGGCGATGATCTAGTTTGGCTTGGATGGGAAGCCGATCATATGGCAGTTCTGCGTGGCTGA